DNA from Rosa rugosa chromosome 6, drRosRugo1.1, whole genome shotgun sequence:
tggttttgggagtttatacaattcactggacgacaataatatgattattggaggcaataatatgattattggaaagcaataatatgagtattagggggcaataatatgattactgggggcaataatatagtTACTGGgcattattagggggcaataaattcagacgccggaatccggtcaccagtccggtagccggattcgagATTTCGGCGACCAGTTGCCGGATTCCAGGTGATCGGTTGcctgaatccggtcaccggtcgccggagtccggtcaccggagtccgcggctaccactggtcaccggagcttagcaaggtggaggatgacttctctctctaagtgagaaagaaggagagggcaaaaaagtcccaaaaataaataaaaagaataaaaaaagaattaattgggtaaaggggaaataatcccttagagtgttttgggtaaatggagtttttaaactcttcgttgtgcaaatgggcaatttttaagctgaaattgggtaaatgatcatttcccctattaTTAATTCGTATTTTCTTgcaagtttctttttttttttttttttttttttaatttaagggAAGCCTGGGAAGGAGTGAAGGACGACAATTTATATCAAATAATAGTAATACTGTGGAAACCTTTATCTCTGCTGCAGAGGAGGTTTAAAGCAGAGAGAGATGAGTTGCATAGCTCCTCCCTCATGTGGTTCGCTAAGACCCACCCAGCTTTCGTGGGCATCTTCTTTTCCGAAGCCTCCCATCTCCTTCAATTGCACCACAACCTCTCCCAATCTCATTCACACACCCAACAAGGTAATTTTCCATTGCTTCACTCTTTATTTCAGTTTGCGTGGCATGAATCCCAACATTTACCAGGAGACAAATGTTGAAGATTGTTGATGGGCCTTGATTCTGTGGCTGAGTTTGAATTTTCTATAGCAGGAACCGGAGTTTGTGACTTTAGTTAACAATGGTATTGACAAATTGTTGAAATGGTCTGACCCATATCGATTTCTGTGTAGTATAGAACAtagttcttttccttttaatAGATTGGTATGGGGTATCTGTTAATATAATGGTCACGGCTGCATGTTTCCATTAGTGTAGCtaaggtgtttgatgaaatcACCAAGTTTTGAACTGGTGTGTTAAGTTTGTTCTTTAGTATAATGGATTTGAAAGTGGGAGATGTGAAGTGGTTCAACTTGGCTAGGATAGCAGTTAGCAAGTGAAGGTTTCCATTTAGGAGGTATAATTCTCAAGGGTGACTGGTGTCCAAATGTTTCATATGCTCATTATGTTACAAAGACATTAACTTTTCGAAACCTGTTTGAGTTTGGTAGCTGATCGGAAGTCGTTGCTATTTGGTTTATGAACCTCGGAGCACTGTTTATTATGACATGTTGAGTTGCCGCTCTCTAGTAGAAACGTagcagacactgttgaagtgaATTCTATGGAATTTATGTGTTAGAGAGGGcgcttttgaatttttgattagGATGATATGCTTTAGTACTTTATGAAAAACTGATTAGATTTTACTACACAAATACATCCATAATCGCCTTTGTTGCCCACAGTTGTGAACAGCTTCATTCTTGAGCATCATTTTTTTACTAAATGCTCCAATCTGTGATCAATTGTGTAAAAAGTAGAAGGCTTTAGTTAGATTATAGTGGGACTACTTCATGGGAATAATCATGTTGATTCATTGAGTTAATTGTTTGCCCCTGTTAACATCTAACCTCAGAAAGAGAGGATCTCAAATTTCTCATGCTTGTAAATGCAGGTTTCCTTCGTTCGAGCTGCATGGACCCGGAGATCTCGAGGCGAGGCTGCAAAAAGACCTAATAAGAAATCATGGGGTCAACGGACAGATATGTTCCTAAGGCCATTTTTACTGGATGTTTTCTTTTCAAAACGATTTATCCATGCCAAAGTGATGCACCGTGGTACCAGCAAAGTAATATCTGTGGCAAGCACAAATGCCAAGGATTTGAGATTTACATTGCTGTCGCTTACTGATGACAATGCTTGTCGAGTTATAGGAAACCTGATTGCAGAGAGGTCCAAGGATGCTGATGTATTTGCGATGTCTTTTGAGCCCAAAAAGAATGAGAAGATTGAGGGTAAGCTGGGActtgttcttgataccattaaAGAGAACGGTATCATTTTTGTTTAGGACATGTCTGCCAGTTTTAGGTCATATTTGTATTAAATCTCTCCCTATCTCTtctgtatgtatatgtgtgttcGCACGAGATTGATTTTCTGAGATTAAAGAGCTGTAGCAGTCGTATTCTCTTTTCTCCCTTTTCGGTAAGGCTGGCTTGGCTCACAGCCTTAGCTGACGCTTAAGTGCAAAGTAAATGGAAGGAACTCATAGACATTTCAAATGTGGCTAGCTGAAAACACACAATATGTTGCAGTTTTTTTCAACAGCTTATACCTCTGCCATTGGTGTGCATCCAACCTACTTAAATTTTATGGAAAAACATAAAGGACATAAACTTAGTGGTGCATTCGAAGCAGCTATTGCAAGAATGGTTTCTGATATAATACAAGTTAAATGGGCAGCTCTCTGCTCATATTCTTCCTCTGATATAAATCACATACATCATGACAGTTGCAAAAATTCAAAACCACATGAATATAATTTAGAAGAAAAATGACTTGAGATTCTGCCTCACAACTAACATAAAAGACTACAATAAAGATGAGCAATAAGAGTAGGATAACATACATGATGATAAGTTGAGATGCATTTTCAGTAAACTTCTGAAAATGGCACTCTTTCTAGAGAAACCTACCGTTAGAGAATCATTCATCTATCAACGACCATATATTAAATGgggtaaaagaaaaattatagaaaTAAGAGGTCCAGCTGCAATAAATCATGTTTAATTCTCTCGAGTAGCTTGTTAGCCCAGCCTCAGACATGTTGCTTCAGGGTATAGCCAAAAACAATTCCAGCAACAAAGCAATTTGCACCGAACTTTGGACATGTCTACAGTGATACCACTCAGCAAGTAGACATGAAATATTGCCAGTTCAGTCCAACTATTTAAGTTAATCCATCATTTGATATGCTTGTTTGTAAATATGTCTTGTATTCAAAATATACACTTATTCATGAATGACATAAGCAATTTTTAAACACAAGCAGAAAGACTTGGGAAATCTGTTGCCACATTAGTCGATAACACAAAACTCACAACCAATTTTGAAAACAACAGTTAAAGAACCATAATTATTTGTGGCAAGTGTAATCAATATTTTCAATACAATTCATAAATCCAAGCACTTCACAAAGACAATTTCACACCAAAGCAACCCGATTGACACATACAATCAGAAATTGTAAACTTGAAAACGGCAGACAACAACAGGGTTTATCATATGCAGTGGGTACCTGACAAGTCCGCGAACGACACTGGTTTTTCCTGTTTTCACCATTAGAAACTGTTACAAGCCTTGATTAGGCATGGATAGAAGGCTCACTCCCATTCAAGGGAAATTGGCTCAGGTGGAAGACTCATCAACCAACATGTGAAATCATTATGCTGGGCCCTGATTTCAACAGCAAGAAATCTTTCACTTCCATAAATTCTCTTCCTCTATTTGGTTTTAGCTGGCCAATATTGCTCAAATACTTCTGCCTCTTGGTTTGAACACCAAGAGGCAAAGTACAAATGCACATGCTTGCTGTTCCTGCGTTGATTTGATTCCCATGCAACAGGCTAGGCATTTTCCTGGCTATCTACTCGCCGATGATGGCATATAACACCCTCGCTTTTGGGTCATTATGACTACAACTTGTGGTACGTCAGCAATAGCCAATATACACTACATCAATCTTGGGTCATTATCATTCAAACAACGTCCCCTCATTCGCAAAGACACAAACAATCTGGATCTCTAATGAAGGTCTTCCAGAAAAGCTACTATAAGGCTCGCTGAAATCCTGAAGCAATTGTTTCTCGAATCAGTATTTTGCAACCTGATTCCTACTGAAAAGTTGTGGTATAATCATTGTGGAATAAATTACAATTAAACAACTAACTATGTGACGTTCAGACATTCAAAACTTAATGACTGAAATATTAAGTTTCAGTCATAAACCCTATAATTTAGAAATCTGGGAAGGAATGACTATTTCCTGTCAAACTTTCACTAGAAATCTTATTTCAAGCCAATAACTGTTCAGTAGCAGTGGCACTTTTGGATTCTGTCTCAGCCGAACTTTCATCTTTATTTGCTTCAGCTGCGGAGATCGTATCAGCAGCTGCAGCAGACTCCACAGAAATAGAGGCAACTTCACCTGCTTTTTCTGTGACCTCTGTAGACCCGTCTCGGTTTGTTTCTTCCCAAACAAGCTAGACGAGAGTATGGATGTGTAGATCCTAGAAGGAGCCTAGaggggggtgaataggctcaCAACCAATTTTTTCGTTCAAAAACTTACTCAGAGATTGCAACTGGGTGATCAATCCTGAGTACTGATATTGAACAGAATGTATTGAACAATCAACCAAACCAACTAAAGCAATAAAGAACACATGTTTTTTTGACGCAGTAAAACTCTATCAAGGGAAAACATCTGCGTGGCCTTTACTCTTGAAATACCAAAACCAAATCACTAATGAAACCAAATCACAAGATTACAACACAGAGGTTACACTGATCGCGGCAGCCTTTCTAGACTCACTCACTAGACTGTTTGTACTCAAATCTTGCTAATTGTTTACACAAGTGAACAACTCAGAAATCTTACTAAGACACAAGCTATGAACGCAGCAAGTCCTTCTTGAAGATTTTACCTTTGAAGTTTGCAATACCCAATTGACCTCATGGGATGCAAGAGATGAATATGCATgaatggttttgtgtttttcaaattgttttcaacatggaacaagacACTTTGAAAAGCAgaaattgatctttggatgcatacttaggttgatgaacatgtaattgaatccatattaaggtgctagcattctaggctttaataatttcggtggaaaacctaaaattacttaggtaaattaacaatgagtcttgcatgcttgattagcgttctaacttgtgttcttgacttgaattgatcaaacttccatgaTTCGCAATGCGTTgaaagtgtttttgttagtgattagctaccacttatgattgcatgattaatagggttaactatggtgcgttcatctagttaatttaattaagggaagtaaataagaactttgtatgcgttcatctctgttcttgattgattctatgcttaaacatattttgattcgtgatttgatgtttgaaaccttgccaacgtgTTAGTAGTAGTTAATTACATCTAAATTTGTTCCATTCATATATTTCTACATTGATTctggttttgatgtgtcacacatgtatatatttacTTAGTTGTTAAATCAAATAAAATATCAAATCCCCTTTACAtgtaatttttgtaaatattgtttataatatatagttttgttttgctaacgttttatttttcaggaattaattaggccataatccccggttgagaacgatccctacttattcttactacattgatagggttttaaattggaCACTCACTTTGAGCATATCAGTGATTTACCTATATGGCATCTCTTGTCTTAGTGCAGTTCAGTTTGTGTGCAGGGAGGTCTTTCTTGGTGAAAAAGACTGTGCAGCAGAAGCCGTTTGGGCACTGTACTTCGCAATCCTTGGGGTGCTTCTTGGAGGCATATATGGGCAAAGAGTGACTTAGCATCACGGAGAAGGCGGGAATAGATGCGGCAAACGAATGCATCTCCCACAAAGTTCGCTGCCTGCATGTGGCGGTCAAAGTCTGTTTTCCGAGTGAACACTTCATCGCAGTGACTACATTCATAAGACATGTGTGATGGCAAAATTAAACAAGCATGGCATTTCAATTCGAACAAGATCGAAAATCACTACAACTAACTGTAAAGAAAGCGCAACTCCGATATCCGAATTTCAATTTCATAACAAATCGAGGAAATTGAAAAAGCATGGaagcaaaaccctagaaaacaaAATCATCAGAGTCGTGCTCGTCAGTATACCGTTCATCATTACCTTGCTAGGAAACAAAATCGAGAGATAGGAAATTACCTTGCTGAACACAACTTCCTTCTCGAACTTCTCTTCTTCACTCTCTCTGAGTCGTGCTCGTCAGTATCGCGTTTAGGAATGAGCTTCCAATATGGGGATTTATTGGTACGCTAAGGACAAgcgcacaatttaaccctgcaaaatgtagttgtcattatagaataagtagggatcgttctagccggggattgagggtacacctgtaattgcaaaaacaagtaAAGAATTAATACAAGTACAATGTATTATTTACAAAAGTaacacaaagaataaaaatatatacaagtaaacacaaataaggggggtTTAAAGattataaaattaaaagttaaaataaagaaaatgtaaaaacacatatacaagggtggaacgcaaggaacaaagataaAAACTAtatccatatgaatgaaatccaatcacaaATCCTATAGTTAATTTTCTATGttatgagaaagaagttgaccatgtgaaacgttagaaagcaaacgattttccatattttactttccttcaatatttaatctaagtgaaagcacctaaattaaacctattgaacatgcaatcatagtctagacagctagctaatcaagaacacattcaatgcatgaagaacaaaaaaggatgtcaaccaaagtgcacaacctagtatgaaaaagttcatctatttgcaatcctccttaattgatttcgacttttgtccaaagcctttactacttaaatctagctccaattacatgcatatatcctaagttggccaccaaagaacacatacatataaaagttttctgtaaaacaaaatcaatcatgcaatctcacataagcaacatataaatcaacatataaaaatcacaactttatttcaaaacatataaacgagctttaaactttgccctaaacgtcatgttaactagaattcataactctacaaatcaaacaaaggaaaataaaagaaagtatgaagtacaccgtgaaagatggatgacaagccttgagacgaagaacttgaagatccttgaaagcaagcaatcttctagggacgacacaaggatggatggtggctaggatcttgatgtattgcatgacttcttctcctccttggttgagacgcagagcttctgaagactagagaatggagagaatttttctgatgtttatTCTCTGAGGGAGAGAGGTGCATGTGTTGTGGTGTGGTGtagaatgctcctatttataggaggatgacaacttagtctccaagtctttaagattgatccacacagcattagCCAATCAGATAATTCCACGTCAGCTTTGccatgtcatccaaccaatgagaAACCTCCAATTTAACACCTTGatttagggagattatttttcaattaattgcatgattattttctgatttatctcctCAATTTTGGCCAAGGATGGAGTGCGGacatcaaggaatgtatctgaaCGTGTTTTCAACCTTTCTGCTTGTTGCAATCCCTTGAATTCTCCTTCCTTATCTGTCGAAATCTCCCTTTGGCCATAATCATgcatttaggatttaattgagatgtcattatccatatatattcttgaaattcggccaaaatcagTTTGCATCTAATACGAACccaaaatctgatttttaacCATCTTTTCTTGCCAAAAATGACTCCCAATTCACATCACCTTTGTAGAGGACGTTTTGAGCTTGTTTTTGGGCTCTCCTAGTCCACCCAGGTATCCTATTGTCATCAGGACTCCTCatttttttgccatttttcttctttcagcTCCATTCCCTCCATgagacctaaaaatagaaatatttattaaaattgatttatttaaggaaatatctaagtaaaatatgaggaaataacatttaaaacgtcgcattaaaatgctcctatcatttatATACGAGTAGCCGAAACCGAAAGTGTTGCGGGCCGGCCTGAATCCGAACTTTTCCGGGCCAAAaataccccccccccccgcccCAAATTTTCTTTCCCACTCCAGATAGGTAATAGAGATATACATGTCCAAAtgaccttttctttttcttaaaaaaaaaaaaatccaaataggAAACTGTCCTTTTTTACGTCTTATGTGCAATTGTCTTTTAATTCTTCATTTTAGTACATATAATTTTTGCTCATATAACTAATTAGAGTTACAAAGTtcattttctccaaaaaaaaataataaataaataaataaacaaaattatTTCTACAAAGAGTGCCATTCTCTTATAAAGCTCGTTTGGTATGGCTGTGTTTTTAAGAAAAACTGgtttttgcttatttttttgaataaatggctgaaaagcaaagcattGAGCATTTGGTAAACTAACTTTTAATAAATGCTGTGAATGCTAAAAGCAATGACAAAATGTTTGGTAAATTCAAAACAGTTGAAATATTAAGTAATAAAtaatagaaattaaaaaatttgaCGAAGTGGATAAGCAATCTGAAtttattcattcaaacataATTTACAGTTTaagaattcagagcctcattctcaggtaaacagctaaaagaTGTTTAGTTCTCCATAATTATAATTACAAGTATTTACTTTAGAGGGAAGAAGGCACACTACAGACTACTGGCTACACTACATGGCACATTGCTATTCTGACTATATTACATCTTGAGAGAGAGTTTCTGTCTTAATTTTCTAATACCCTCCTATTGAAATTTTaggctccttatatagggagcgacTTCAAATTAGAGTTCAAAACATCCTAAAAGAAAGCGGGAGACAGAAAAAATGTAATTTGTTTAATTACTTTTGGTTGATTTTATCCTCTTTATCTGGGCTTGTTCTTCATTCCTCGAATTTGAGGATCTGCATTTTGGATTGATTCATGCTTTTCTGAGTGGTGGTGAAGAATTGGAAGTGTGTGGTgtggtcttcttcttcaattatATGAGCTTGAGTTGCTTTGGAGCCATGGTcgatttggagagagagagagcattaGTGGACGAAGGCAAATAAAAGGTGTTCTCATAATTAAAGAGCTCCTTTTAGGAACCCAAAAGAAAATATGTTATATAACATGAGTCATGCTTACCTAAAAGACGGTTTTTAAAAGACTTTCTTAACTTACAACATTCTATGCATAATTTTGGGTTAGTATAATTTCAATTCTCAAACTAAATTTAATACATGTAGCTCAAGTCCACTTATCTTACATAATTCCTTAACACCTTAAAATTATCCCTTAGAGGAGCAGGATTGATATAACATTCATGCCAATTGCAACCATGAAATCAAGAGATTGGATCAAGTTTGCCAACAATGAATTTGAAGTTGCAAGCACAAGCAAAATAGGGAAAAATAACAGCGAAAATGGGGAAAATAACATAAGGCAAGCAACATCAATCTGATATGTAATAATATACATAATATAAGAGCACATATCTTCTATAGATATACAAAAAGATAAATACAGAAAATATAATCAAACAATAAAACATGAATTCACCACCCCATCCCAAAGTAGAAGAACTTGGGTCAAGATAGTcagatgaaaagaaaaaaactctgTAGCATAAACTATTACGACATTCAGAAACTATGTCTCAGTGGACCGATGATACAGAATCAACCTCTTCCCTGGCTGACTTGTATAATTCAAGCCTTTTAGCACACTGTAGCCTCCTCTCCATCAATGTCGGGTCTTCATCAAGCAGTTAACCCAACTGCTTACCCTGAAAAACAAGCCAAAGAAACCATTAACCTAAACCAGAATGGAAACAAAATTATCCCAAGCAAAAAGAATCAAGCCTTAAGGATATCGTTGACAAGATAGAGCTTTCACCAATGAAGCCCTGATTTTGTAACTAATAGTAGTAATGATAGGGTTCTACCCTGGTACCAAatgtagagaaaagaaaagagaaaaatggaaataacGCAAAGGAAATTGTATTTCTTCAAAGATGATTGTCCAAAATCCTAGCACAACCTTATATACTCAACTAAACGGTAAGGACTTAGCCACGTCTCCTCCAAACAGGCtgatcacaaaaaccctaatgACAAGCTTAATTAAACTAGATACTGTAATAAATCTAAGTCTGCTGAATTAATGAAGGCCATGTGCAAACCATGCTGACGAGCAGACCCTCACCAAACAAACGGTGCGTTTCAACTAGTTATTCAAAGCTGGCCAAAAAGTTGACCCGTAACAGTCCTTCCCCCATCACAACAAACTTGTCCTCAAGTTTCCTAGTTAAAACTGGAAATGAGGGTATCTCTGCATAATGTCCTGAGCAAATTCCCATGTTACTTCCTTAGGAGATGTCCCTAACCATTGTATGAGCCATTGTGTAGCAGCTTCACCTCGTTTTTTAACCATTCTAGTCTGTAGAACAGCTTCTGGTGCCCACCTTGGATTGGAAGTGTCACTGATGGTGGGTAACTGAGGTTCTACCACAGCAGAGCTACCTATCTTCTGTTTCAAGAGAGACACATGAAAGACATTATGTATCTTGGCTGCGGGAGGAAGCTGCAATTTATAGGCTACCTTTCCAATCTTCTCAAGTACTTGAAATGGTCCATAGTACTTTGCAGAAAGCTTGTGATAGACACTGGTAGGCATAGAGTGCTGCTTATAAGGCTGGACTTTAAGATAGACCCAATCCCCAACTTGAAATTCTCTCTCTATGTGTTTCCTATCATATAAACCCTTCATCCTGGCTTGCGCCTAATTCAAATTTCTCAATGCTATCAGCTCATCTCTGTCTTTCAATTGTTGATCCACTGCAGCCACTGAAGTAGAGCCTGGTAAGTAAGGGACAATGGAAGAGGGTTCATAACCATATAATGCCTGAAATGGGGTCATTTTGATAGCTGAATGATAAGTAGTGTTATACCACCATTCAGCCCATGGTCATGCCTGAACCCAAGTGTGAGGTTTATCTCCCACCACACCTCAAATATTGCTCAAGGGTCCTGTTCAAGTTTTCAGTTTGGCCATCGGTTTGGGGATGGTATGCAGTAGACCTACTGAGTTTGGTGCCTTGCAGCTGGAAGAAAGCTTCCCAAAAAAGACTGAAAAATATAGGATCCCTATCAGAAATGATATTATTAGGAAGTCCATATAGTTTGAATACCTCATTGACAAAAGCGTCAGCCACAGATGGAGCTGTATAAGGATGAGCTAGAGGAATGAAATGGGCATACTTGGTGAACTTGTCAATCACTACCCAAATCATAGATTTCCCTTCAGATTTAAGAAGTCCTTCAA
Protein-coding regions in this window:
- the LOC133717074 gene encoding uncharacterized protein LOC133717074; this encodes MSCIAPPSCGSLRPTQLSWASSFPKPPISFNCTTTSPNLIHTPNKVSFVRAAWTRRSRGEAAKRPNKKSWGQRTDMFLRPFLLDVFFSKRFIHAKVMHRGTSKVISVASTNAKDLRFTLLSLTDDNACRVIGNLIAERSKDADVFAMSFEPKKNEKIEGKLGLVLDTIKENGIIFV